In Candidatus Poribacteria bacterium, the DNA window CTGTGAGCCGTTTGAGAGAGACGACTTCAATAGACTTAGCGGTGATTCCTTGTTCAGCTCCCTGTTCGAAGATGCTGCAACACCGGGCATGGGCGTATTGGATGTAGAAAACAGGATTCTCACTGGCATGCGTGACTGCCAATTCCATATTGAAATCGAGATGGGTATTGTTGGCACGCATGAGGAAGAAATAGCGAGCGACATCTACCGCAAATTGTTCGCCGACGGTCGCTGCGAGTTCGTCAATGAGGTCATCAAGGGTCAAAAACTGTCCGCGACGTTTTGACATATCCGACCGCTTGCCCTCTGCATCGACGCGGTTCACCTGTTGAATGATGAAAATTTCGAGCCAATCGTCAGGTAAACCGAGTGCCTTTACAAAATTTTTGAGACGACTGATATGTCCTTGGTGATCCGGTCCGAGCAGATCAATAACCGTGGTGAAACCTCTGTCAAATTTATCGCGGTGATATGCGGCATCTGGTACAAAATAGGTATATTCCCCGTTGCTTCGGACAACAACACAGTCCTTATCGTCCCCAAAATCTGTCATCCGAAACCATGTCGCGCCTTCCGCTTCGTAGAGATACGCCTTATCTCGAAAGAGTTCAATTATTTCCTCTGGTTTCCCACTTTCACGGATCGCTTTTTCACTCGACCAGACATCGAAATCGACACCAAAACGTTCCAAAGATTTTTTTTGTTGCGCCAAGATGTGGGCAATGCCTTTATCCCGGAAAGCTGCCACCCGTTCTTCTGGCTCAAGTTGAAGATGGACATCGCCTTCCGTCTCAGCGATAGTCTGAGCGAACTCCCGAAGGTATTCTCCTTGATACCCGCCCTCTGGAATTTCTAATCCCTCTTCACCGAGTGTTTGTCGGTAACGGACATCTATCGATTCGCCGAGGCGTTCGACCTGCCCACCGGCATCATTAACGTAGTATTCCCGGACGGCGTTGTAACCTATCGCCTTTAGGAGATTGACGAGGGTATCCCCGACTGCAGCGGCACGTCCACTAACGATGTTAAGGGGTCCTGTGGGATTGGCACTGACAAACTCAATTTGAAGCCGTCTTCCTTCTCCCTTGTTGCAGGTTCCATATCCTTCCTGCATCGTGGCGATTGTTTGGAGTGTGTCGTAAAGATAGTTATCGGCGAGGTGAATATTGATGAAGCCAGCACCGGCAATGTCAATTTGGCGGATGGTTGGATGGGCATCAAGATTGATATGTGAGACAATTATCTCAGCTATTTTGCGCGGTGCCATCCGTGCCTGTTTTGCGAGGCCGAGGGCAACAGGTGTAGCGATGTCCCCGTGTTCAGGCGTTTTGGTCGGTGAGAACGGGATCTTTGGCACTTCGGGTATAGTGAGTTCCCCGGTGGCAACGGCTTCCTGGATCGCACTTTCTATTATATCGTAGATTTCTGCTTTAATTGTATCCATCATGAACAAGTCCAATTATGTATTCGTTAACTTTCCT includes these proteins:
- a CDS encoding arginine--tRNA ligase, with product MMDTIKAEIYDIIESAIQEAVATGELTIPEVPKIPFSPTKTPEHGDIATPVALGLAKQARMAPRKIAEIIVSHINLDAHPTIRQIDIAGAGFINIHLADNYLYDTLQTIATMQEGYGTCNKGEGRRLQIEFVSANPTGPLNIVSGRAAAVGDTLVNLLKAIGYNAVREYYVNDAGGQVERLGESIDVRYRQTLGEEGLEIPEGGYQGEYLREFAQTIAETEGDVHLQLEPEERVAAFRDKGIAHILAQQKKSLERFGVDFDVWSSEKAIRESGKPEEIIELFRDKAYLYEAEGATWFRMTDFGDDKDCVVVRSNGEYTYFVPDAAYHRDKFDRGFTTVIDLLGPDHQGHISRLKNFVKALGLPDDWLEIFIIQQVNRVDAEGKRSDMSKRRGQFLTLDDLIDELAATVGEQFAVDVARYFFLMRANNTHLDFNMELAVTHASENPVFYIQYAHARCCSIFEQGAEQGITAKSIEVVSLKRLTEPMEHELIRKLAEFPSVVLLSAESREAHRVVHYLHELAGIFHPYYNQHRVLDTEDMEKTDARLILIQSVQRVLKNGLTLLGISAPTSM